One Drosophila subobscura isolate 14011-0131.10 chromosome U, UCBerk_Dsub_1.0, whole genome shotgun sequence DNA window includes the following coding sequences:
- the LOC117902418 gene encoding borealin isoform X1, with protein sequence MPRTKIPKNSKRNREVANREEKVRLFELKMDSRLMSIDSLETKYIGDVDNKVRSLQSIIQTELRDMKMSDILHLFGELSRLGDFKASDQTQMIASMSASCNTTGGNGLVPPSSGSRNDEGYLTEDSSLGASGSSVLAVSTASMLRSAKAMRTPGPLHSARARRARRSRSACGELSIIHSAKAAAVPSSNSNANRVSRSKMRTPMASRPKAFSADRTPLMLQKSRTSSPSTPPMAFLRYPKPGEVALSKFGSPMVAQVMPEKFANVNIPIRNGILSLRPKKLDAGEVESNLLENIDEHTLNQIRTLHANLQLIVNKASQAGFK encoded by the exons ATGCCACGTACCAAGATACCAAAGAACTCAAAGCGCAACCGCGAGGTGGCCAATCGCGAGGAGAAGGTGCGCCTGTTCGAATTAAAGATGGATTCTCGCCTGATGAGCATCGACTCATTGGAGACCAAGTACATAGGCGATGTGGACAACAAGGTGAGGTCGCTGCAGTCGATTATTCAGACGGAGCTGCGCGACATGAAGATGTCCGACATCCTGCACTTGTTCGGTGAGCTGAGCCGCTTGGGTGACTTCAAGGCCAGCGATCAGACGCAGATGATTGCGTCTATGTCGGCGAGCTGCAACACGACGGGTGGAAACGGATTGGTTCCGCCCAGTTCCGGCAGCCGCAACGACGAAG GTTACCTTACAGAGGACAGCAGCCTAGGAGctagcggcagcagcgttcTGGCCGTCTCCACAGCTTCCATGCTGCGCTCCGCCAAGGCCATGCGTACGCCTGGCCCCCTTCACTCGGCCAGGGCCCGTCGCGCCCGCCGCAGTCGCTCGGCTTGCGGGGAGCTGAGTATCATCCACTCAGCCAAGGCTGCCGCTGTCccgagcagcaacagcaatgcgAACCGTGTGTCTCGCAGCAAGATGCGCACTCCGATGGCCTCGCGGCCCAAGGCATTCAGTGCCGATCGCACTCCCCTCATGCTGCAGAAGAGTCGGACCTCGTCCCCCTCGACACCGCCAATGGCCTTCCTGCGCTACCCCAAGCCGGGCGAGGTGGCTCTCTCCAAATTCGGCAGTCCCATGGTGGCACAAGT AATGCCTGAAAAGTTTGCCAATGTGAACATACCCATTCGGAATGGCATCCTGAGTTTGCGGCCCAAGAAACTAGACGCTGGTGAAGTCGAGTCGAACCTGCTGGAGAACATAGACGAGCACACCCTGAATCAGATCAGAACACTGCACGCCAACTTGCAGTTGATTGTGAACAAGGCCAGCCAGGCGGGCTTCAAGTAG
- the LOC117902418 gene encoding borealin isoform X2 has product MPRTKIPKNSKRNREVANREEKVRLFELKMDSRLMSIDSLETKYIGDVDNKVRSLQSIIQTELRDMKMSDILHLFGELSRLGDFKASDQTQMIASMSASCNTTGGNGLVPPSSGSRNDEEDSSLGASGSSVLAVSTASMLRSAKAMRTPGPLHSARARRARRSRSACGELSIIHSAKAAAVPSSNSNANRVSRSKMRTPMASRPKAFSADRTPLMLQKSRTSSPSTPPMAFLRYPKPGEVALSKFGSPMVAQVMPEKFANVNIPIRNGILSLRPKKLDAGEVESNLLENIDEHTLNQIRTLHANLQLIVNKASQAGFK; this is encoded by the exons ATGCCACGTACCAAGATACCAAAGAACTCAAAGCGCAACCGCGAGGTGGCCAATCGCGAGGAGAAGGTGCGCCTGTTCGAATTAAAGATGGATTCTCGCCTGATGAGCATCGACTCATTGGAGACCAAGTACATAGGCGATGTGGACAACAAGGTGAGGTCGCTGCAGTCGATTATTCAGACGGAGCTGCGCGACATGAAGATGTCCGACATCCTGCACTTGTTCGGTGAGCTGAGCCGCTTGGGTGACTTCAAGGCCAGCGATCAGACGCAGATGATTGCGTCTATGTCGGCGAGCTGCAACACGACGGGTGGAAACGGATTGGTTCCGCCCAGTTCCGGCAGCCGCAACGACGAAG AGGACAGCAGCCTAGGAGctagcggcagcagcgttcTGGCCGTCTCCACAGCTTCCATGCTGCGCTCCGCCAAGGCCATGCGTACGCCTGGCCCCCTTCACTCGGCCAGGGCCCGTCGCGCCCGCCGCAGTCGCTCGGCTTGCGGGGAGCTGAGTATCATCCACTCAGCCAAGGCTGCCGCTGTCccgagcagcaacagcaatgcgAACCGTGTGTCTCGCAGCAAGATGCGCACTCCGATGGCCTCGCGGCCCAAGGCATTCAGTGCCGATCGCACTCCCCTCATGCTGCAGAAGAGTCGGACCTCGTCCCCCTCGACACCGCCAATGGCCTTCCTGCGCTACCCCAAGCCGGGCGAGGTGGCTCTCTCCAAATTCGGCAGTCCCATGGTGGCACAAGT AATGCCTGAAAAGTTTGCCAATGTGAACATACCCATTCGGAATGGCATCCTGAGTTTGCGGCCCAAGAAACTAGACGCTGGTGAAGTCGAGTCGAACCTGCTGGAGAACATAGACGAGCACACCCTGAATCAGATCAGAACACTGCACGCCAACTTGCAGTTGATTGTGAACAAGGCCAGCCAGGCGGGCTTCAAGTAG
- the LOC117902419 gene encoding borealin, which yields MPRTRVMSRREVQRKKIEQEEKVRLAQMRAEAALEKVDEFEKRAKHQVDMQIKLIHARTDKHLLEMKWSEFVNLNPKHFKDYKWKVPELPVSRVRSNSISSDRGRCRTPQLSQLPRPIVHSLDREHLKTLATPQKAPSMSFERWPRAGELVLSCGGSPLAVQTPQQNCADVHIPTKKGVITVKPFKIERVTRDVLMQLDANTLNQVKTLKANLGVIVNMATKMGKM from the exons ATGCCTCGCACCCGAGTTATGTCACGCCGTGAGGTGCAGCGCAAGAAAATCGAACAAGAGGAGAAGGTGCGCCTGGCTCAAATGAGGGCCGAAGCCGCTCTGGAGAAGGTAGATGAGTTTGAGAAGAGAGCCAAACATCAAGTGGACATGCAAATAAAGCTAATCCACGCCCGGACTGACAAGCACTTGCTGGAGATGAAATGGTCTGAGTTTGTAAATCTGAATCCTAAACATTTCAAGGACTACAAGTGGAAGG TTCCCGAGCTACCAGTCAGTCGAGTACGCAGCAACTCTATCAGCAGCGATCGCGGACGTTGCCGCACTCCTCAGCTCTCGCAGCTGCCGCGACCAATCGTACATTCCTTGGACAGAGAACATTTGAAGACTTTAGCAACCCCCCAGAAAGCTCCATCCATGTCGTTCGAACGTTGGCCGCGGGCCGGTGAGTTAGTGCTCTCCTGCGGCGGCAGCCCTCTGGCTGTCCAGACTCCACAGCAGAACTGTGCCGACGTGCACATACCCACCAAGAAGGGCGTGATCACAGTGAAGCCATTCAAAATCGAACGTGTGACCCGGGATGTGCTAATGCAACTCGACGCGAATACACTCAACCAAGTGAAGACTTTAAAGGCCAATCTGGGAGTCATTGTGAACATGGCCACTAAAATGGGCAAGATGTAG